The DNA sequence AAACATCAGCTTTTTCTGCCAATCCAACTTTTTCCAATAAACTTTCTCCTAATTTAACAGCATCTATTTTTTTCATCTTTTTTAATTTTATAGGCCCTAATGTTATATTCTCCAAAACTGTTAAATGAGGAAATAGATTAAAACTTTGAAAAACCATTCCAACTTCTTCTCTTATTTGATTTATATTAGTCTTTGGTGAATTTATATCTACACCATCTATTATTATATTCCCTTCTTGAATCTCTTCTAATCTGTTTATACTTCTAAGTAATGTACTTTTTCCTGAGCCAGAAGGTCCTATTACAACTACAACTTCTTGTTCTTCTATTAAATTATCTATATCTTTTAATACATGTAATTCTCCAAACCACTTATTTACATTTTCTATCTTTATCATTTCATATCACCTCTTCTTTCAAAATGCTTAGATACTAAAGACACTGCTAATGTCATTATAAGGTATATCACAGCAACTGCAATCCAAACTTCAAATGATCTAAACGTTCTTGTAATAACTTGTTGCCCTGTAAAAGTTAAATCACTTATTGCAATTATTGATACAAGTGAAGTGTCTTTTATTAATGCTGCAAATTGACTTGTTAAAGGCGGAATTATCATTTTTATTGCTTGCGGTAAAATTATATATAATAAAGTCTCAAAATAATTAAATCCTAAAGATCTAGAAGCCTCAACTTGTCCACCATCTACAGATTCTATCCCTGAACGAACTATTTCAGCTATATACGCACCACTATTTAATGTCAACGCTATTAAGCCAGCAGGCCAAGCATTTATCTCTATTCCTAGACTAGGAAGCCCAAAATAAACCATAAAAATTTGGACTAGTAAAGGAGTTCCTCTTATTATTTCTACATATATTGTAGCAATATAGTATACTAAAAACTTAACCCCAAAGATTAGCCTACCTCTAATATTTTTATTTTCTATTTTACTTTTTCCGAATGTTCTAAATACCCCAACTATAATTCCTAATATAATTGATGTTACAATTGTAATTGCTGATAATAATAGTGTATTTTCTGCACCCTTTAGTAAAAAAGGCAAATTTTTTGCAACTACTTCAAAATGAAAATTATATACCATGTTTTCCTCCTATTTTTTATTAGTTAAGTATATCATAATACTTTTTTTTTTTCAATAAATGATTAAAGCTGAACGATACATCTAAAACTCTAATAGAAAAAAGCCGCTATAAAGCGGCTAGTTTACTTTTTGTATTCTTTTTCAACAAACCATTTATTGTATAATTCTTCGTAAGTTCCGTTTGCTTTTATTTCAGCTATAAATAAATTTAACCAATTTAAGAAATCTGGATCTCCTTTTTTAATTGCAAATCCAAAAAATTCTTTACTGAATAATTCAGGCATCATTTTTACATCATTAAATTTTTCTACATAATCTGATATAAATGGTTTATCATAAACCATTGCATCCACTTTTTTCGTTCTTAAAGCCATTGCTGCATCTGCTTCTGTTTTAAATGGAATTCTTTTTGCTTTTTTCAACATTTTTCCACTTACAATATCAGATGTAGTTCCCAATTTTACAGCTACTTTTATTGCTGGATTATTTAAATCTTTATAAGAGTTAAATCTAGTTTCACCTTTTCTAACCATTATAACTTGACCAGTTTCATAATATGGCTCTGTAAAATTCACACTTAATGCTCTTTGTAAAGTTCTTGTCATACCAGATGTTATTATATCATATTTCCCTAATTGTAAACTTGGTATTATACCATCCCAAGCAGTATTTACAAATTCAACTTTTACTCCAAGTTCTTTTCCCATCTCTTTTGCTAAATCTACATCAAATCCTATTAATTTCCCATCTTTTGACATAAATTCAAATGGTAAATAACCAGCTTCTAATCCCACTTTTAACGTCCCTGATTTTAAAACTTTTTCTAATACTGAATCTTTTGCTAATTTAGCTCTTGAATCAAAATTGTTTGCTTCTTTGCTTTCTCCACATCCTGCAAACGATAAAACTAAAACTAAACTGAATAAACTTAATAGCACTTTTTTCATTTTTCCATCTCCCTATCCCATTTTATTAATACTATATCGCCTATTATACTATTTCTTCATTTTTTTGTCAATATAATTATCTTCTTTGTCCATTTTT is a window from the Haliovirga abyssi genome containing:
- a CDS encoding amino acid ABC transporter ATP-binding protein: MIKIENVNKWFGELHVLKDIDNLIEEQEVVVVIGPSGSGKSTLLRSINRLEEIQEGNIIIDGVDINSPKTNINQIREEVGMVFQSFNLFPHLTVLENITLGPIKLKKMKKIDAVKLGESLLEKVGLAEKADVYPNKLSGGQKQRVAIARALAMNPRVMLFDEPTSALDPEMVGEVLQVMKNLAKEGMTMVVVTHEMGFAREVGDRVIFMADGKIVEEGSPNKIFDNPREKRTQDFLSKIL
- a CDS encoding amino acid ABC transporter permease is translated as MVYNFHFEVVAKNLPFLLKGAENTLLLSAITIVTSIILGIIVGVFRTFGKSKIENKNIRGRLIFGVKFLVYYIATIYVEIIRGTPLLVQIFMVYFGLPSLGIEINAWPAGLIALTLNSGAYIAEIVRSGIESVDGGQVEASRSLGFNYFETLLYIILPQAIKMIIPPLTSQFAALIKDTSLVSIIAISDLTFTGQQVITRTFRSFEVWIAVAVIYLIMTLAVSLVSKHFERRGDMK
- a CDS encoding transporter substrate-binding domain-containing protein is translated as MKKVLLSLFSLVLVLSFAGCGESKEANNFDSRAKLAKDSVLEKVLKSGTLKVGLEAGYLPFEFMSKDGKLIGFDVDLAKEMGKELGVKVEFVNTAWDGIIPSLQLGKYDIITSGMTRTLQRALSVNFTEPYYETGQVIMVRKGETRFNSYKDLNNPAIKVAVKLGTTSDIVSGKMLKKAKRIPFKTEADAAMALRTKKVDAMVYDKPFISDYVEKFNDVKMMPELFSKEFFGFAIKKGDPDFLNWLNLFIAEIKANGTYEELYNKWFVEKEYKK